The Halostagnicola larsenii XH-48 region CGGCGGTGATCGTTGCAAACGGTCCGTAGAGCACCACCATACTGGCGATGAGATCGCGACCGCTCGCCGGAAGCGACCCGTTGTAAACCCCGACGACAGTTCCGACGATGTTGTTCGAGCGGAGGTTCGACGACCCATCGAGCGGGTCGATGGCGACGCTGTACCCGTCACCGACGTCTTCGACGCGTTTTCGTTCTTCACTGGCAAACGCACCGACCGCCTCGAGCGGGGCCAACTGCTCACGGAAGAGCTGGTCGATCTGCCGATCCGCGGCTGACTGGACGTCACCGCTGGGATTTTCGTTCCTCGTCTTCTCGCGGCCGTCCCGAAACTCCGCGCGAACGTGCGGTACGACTGCTGCCAACGCATCGACGATGGACTGTCTCTCGCTCATCAATGCCACCCGCTCATCGAGGAGTACGGTTCGTTCCTCGAGATGGACACTGCGTCCGTATTCGATTCAGCTTGGGGCATCTTCCTCACGAAAATAGCCTCCGGAGACGCGCGAAGAGGCCTTTCGATGGGTCACCCCCGAGCTGTTCGAGTTCGGGATCGCTCGTTGCTGTCGTCGAAGTCTCCTCGCCCGTCTCCACGGATGCGTCACTTTCGGCATCCTCGGTGCTACTGGTTTCGCTACCGTCGGCTCGTTGAATCGCTTGCGCGATCAGCCCTTCGGCGTCGTTCACTCCGTCCTTGACGGTTCCCTCGACGAGCGGTTTGCCGTCGAATCGATCCTGATTGACGGCCGTATCCGCGGCGATGATAACGGCATCGGCGTCGTCGATATCGTCCGCCGTGAGCTCGTTTTCGGCACCCATCGCGCCCTGAACCTCGACTTTGATGTCGTGGCCCTGCTCCTGGGCGGTGGTCTCTATGTTCTCTGCTGCCATCTGGCTGTGTGCGATACCGGTCGGACAGGACGTGACTGCGACGAGTTTCATTGGTTGGAGTTGTTGCGTTGAATTCGGTCGATAACGTGATCTCTGGTCGATGCCTCGAGCGCTCGTGTGACATTCTCGGCCGCCGTCTCAGTATCGATCGACTGGACGGTCGCTTTGACGTCCGGGACGGTGACCGCGCTCATGCTGAGTTCATCGAGCCCCAGGCCGACGAGGAGTTCGGTTAGCTCCGGATTCCCGGCCATCTCCCCACACATACCAACCCACGCGTCGTTTTCGTGGGCCGCTTTGATGGTCCGAGAGATGGCCCGTAACACGGCCGGTCGACGTGGATCCCGGAGGTCCGCAACGCGTTCGTTCTCGCGCGCCGCGGCCATAACGTACTGGGTGAGATCGTTCGTCCCGATACTGAGGAACTCGACCTGCTCGGCGAGTTCCGGCGCGGCGAAGACGGCGCCGGGGGTTTCGATCATCACGCCGAGTTCGGGGATCGCGTAGTCGATACCTTCCTCTTCGAGCGTGTTCGCGATCCTCTCGACCGTCTCGAGTGCGGCAACGAGTTCCTTGGGTGTCGCGACGACCGGGAACATGATCGACAGGCAGCCATCCCCGTCCGCGGCCGCCCGAAACAGCGCGCGAAGCTGTGTCTCGAATAGGTCGGCGTCGGGACCGAGCGATCGTCGGATCCCCCGCTCGCCGAGAAACGGGTTCTCCTCTTCGGGCAGATCGAGGTAGGGAATCGGCTTGTCCCCGCCGATATCGAGCGTCCGGACGACGACGCGGCCATCCGGGAACGTCTCGAGGGCCTCCCTGTACGCTTCGTACTGTTCGGTTTCGTCCGGTGCCTGCTCGCGGTCGAGGAACAGGAACTCCGTGCGGTAGAGGCCGATACCGTCGGCCCCCTGCGCTTTCGCGTCCTCGAGTTCGGCGGGCTGGCCGACGTTCGCGGCGATTTCGATGCCAGTTCCGTCGGCGGTCGTTACCGCCTCCTCGTGGATTTCCACCTGGTGGGCGGTCTGTGCCGATTCCCGGCGCTCGTCGCTCGGGTCGACGACGAGTTCGCCAGCGTCGCCGTCGACGACGACCGTCGCGTCAGTTTCGACATCGTGGAGTTCGTCACCGACGCCGACGACGGCGGGTAGCGCGAGCGAGCGAGCGAAGATCGCCGCGTGCGAGGTTCGCCCGCCGGTTACGGTGGCGAACCCGGCGACGCGGTCGGGGTCGAGCTGTGCCGTGTCGCTCGGCGTGAGTCGATCGGCGAGCACGACCGATCCCTCGGGGAGACTCTCGAGATCGACTCGGTCGTCGTCGGTGAGGAGTCGAACGAGCCGATCGCGAACGTCGCGCAGGTCGTCGGCCCGCTCGGCCATCCGCCCGTCCATGCCCTCGAACTGTTCGATCGGGTCGGCGAATGCCCGCTGGACGGCGTTCTCTGCCGGAAGTTCGTCATCGATCGCACGCTCGACACCGTCCTCAATCTGCGGGTCCTCGAGGAACTGCACGTGCGCATCGAAGACCTCGGCTTCCTGCTCGCCGACGCGTTCGGCGGTCCGTTCCCGTTCGGCTTCTAATTCGTCTCGAGCGGTTTCGCGTGCGTCTTCGAACCGTTCGCGCTCGTCCTCTTGATCGACAGAAACTGAATTCGGATCCGGAAGATCGGTCGACGTGCTATACCAGACGACCGTTCCCACGTCGGAGCGCGGCGTCGCCCCCGTTCCGGTGAGAGTGCGTTCTGCCATCGGTTTAACTGTCGACATCTGCGATCTCGTCCTCGGGTGTGGTCAGAACACGCTCGAGCGCATCGAGCGTCGCTTCTTCGTCGGGGCCGTCCGCGACGAGTCGAACCTCCTCGCCGGCTTCGGCACCGAGGCTGGTGACCGCGATCATGCTGCCGGCTGCAATGAGGTCGTCAGTATCGGGCCGGCCGACCTGTACGTCCGACTCGTGATCGTTGACCGCCTCGACGAACTTCGCTGCCGGCCGAGCGTGCAATCCGGCCTCGGGAACGATCGTTACGGTTCGTTCGGTACTCATGCGACTGCCTCCGTGAGGACGGCCTGTACGTCTTCGGGTGTCTCCGCGTCGTAGAGGGCGTCTCTCGTCTCGTCGTGCATGAGCGCTCTCGAGAGGGTGCTCAAGATCGAGAGGTGATCGTCCGCGCCGGACTCGGGGACGAGGATCATGAAAATGAGCCGTGCGGGCTCGCCGTCCATCGAGCCGAAATCGACGCCTGCCTCCGAACGGGTGAACGCCACGGATGGCTCGCTGACGGCCTCCGTTTGTGCGTGAGGGATCCCGATACCCATGCCGACGCCGGTTGTCGTCTCCGCCTCGCGAGCGAGCAGCGCCTCGAGGGCCGTCTCTCGGTCGTCGACACGGCCTGCCTCGACGAGCAGGTCCAGGAGGTGTTCTATGCAGGCTTGTTTGTCTGCGGGCGGCGACTCGAGCGTGATGTGGTCGGTGGGTGCGAGGGTTTCGATTCGATCTTCGGTGAGTGTTTCAGTCATGGTGAGTCTGTTGTATACTGGTGAGTGATAGTTAAACGTCGGACGATCAGTCGTTCGTGTGGGTCACTCGACTGGCTGACCCCGTTTCGGTATCGACGTCGGCGACCGTTTTCTCGAAGTCCGGTTTGATAGCCGTCGCGACGGTCGCGGTCACTATCGTGCCGAGTGCGATACACCCGAGGAAGACGAGCGCGTTGCTCGAGAGGAGGAACACGAAGATACCGCCGTGGGGCGCGGGCATGGTCACGCCGAGCCAGAGCGCGGTTGCACCGGCGGTCGCGCTCCCGATCATACAGCTCGGAATGACGCGGAGCGGATCGGCCGCGGCGTAGGGGATCGCACCCTCGGTGATGAACGCGAGACCGAGCGGCACCGCCGCTTTGGCGTTCTCGTACATCTCGGCGGAGTACTTCTGGGGTGCGATGAAGTTCGAGAGCGCCAGGCCGAGCGGCGGCGTCATGCCGGCGATCATCACGGCGGCCATCGGCCCGAAAATCTGCTCGCTAACGAGCGCGGCGGCGAACACGTACGCGACTTTGTTGATGGGGCCGCCCATATCAGCCGCCATCATCGCCCCCAGAATCGCCCCGAGAAGGAGCGCGTTCGCTCCCGTCATGGAGCCGAGTACCGTCGTCAATGTGTCGTCGATGATTGCGATCGGCACCCCCAATCCGACGATCACGAGCGGTGACAGAAGCGCGGTCGTGAACACCGGGATTATCAACACCGGCATCATGGGTTCGACGAGGGACGGCACCGACCAGTCCTTCATCCACCGAGCGACGTACCCGGCCAGAAGCCCCGCGACCAGTGCGCCGAGGAACCCGGCGGAGGCACCGTCTGCGCTAAAGCCGACGAGCGAGCCAGCGGCCTCGATGATCGCGGTTTGTTGGATCGCCCACGACAGGATGAAACCCGGTGCCAGCCCGGGCCGATCGGCGATTGCGTAGGCGATGTACGCCCCCAGAATGGGGACCATCATCGTCAAACCGAGCCCGCCGATTTCACCCAGATACCACGGAAGCGTTCCGGTCGATTGGAAGACCGTCTCCGTCGTCGCCCCCGCACCGGGCATCGTTATTCCGAAGACGGACTCTGGAAGTTCAGCGACCAAGAACGCCAGTGCCGTAAATATCCCCCCGATCGTGACGAACGGAATCATGAACGACACGCCGGTCATCACGTCCTCTTTGACCGTAGTGACGTGCGAACGGAGTGCGGTTTCTGCTTTGTCTGCTGGTGGCATGGTCTATTTATCCTCTGTATTAATCAATATAGTCTTCGAATACGATTGTTTCTGGCTATAAAATATGGATAAAATATTGGCGCGTTCACGAAGTTTACCGGACCTTCTACCGAAAACTCTCTCCAAATGTGTTAGTTTTGGCATGTAGTCGGATTCCGAACTCGAGCATCGATCGATCAGAGTCGGGCACACGTGCATCGGTGAGGTCAATTCGATCATAACTGATCGTGAGCTATCTGGAGCAGTCGGCCGACACCGAAATGGCGACGCGATCGGTCGTCCCGACGAGTTCGTCGAGCGGCGGAATATCGGTTCCAGGAACCGAAACGACACGCGAAGCGACTGCAACGCCGGTTCGTAACGCCTCCCGGTCCGTCGCTCCGTCGTCGAGTGCAGCCAGAACGCCCGCCAGCAGCGAATCGCCGGCACCGACCGTGTCGACGACCTCGGTCTCGAGCGCTGCCGCGTGGATGCACTCTTCCGGCGTCGACATGATCGCGCCGTCTGCACCCAGAGACGCGATAACCCGGTCGTACCCCATTCGACGAAGCGTCTCGACCGCGTCGTAACAGTCCTCGAGCGAGCGCACGGAGCAACCAGTCGCCGCCGCGAGTTCCTCGCGATTGGGTTTACACAGCGCGTACGACGCGTCGAGTGCTGCGAGTATGGATCCGCCGACGTCGACGACGGTCTCCCAGTCGCCGGTGCGGGCGATCCGATCGATCGCGTCGGGGCCGAGGCCCGGCGGCAGACTGCCGCCAACGACCACGGTGTCGGGTGCGTTTCGCTCGATCGTCTCGAGAAGGTCGTCGATGGCGTCCGCCGAAACCCGCGGTCCGTCGTGGTTGATCTTGAACTCCGCATCGTCGGTCAGGATCGTCGTATTGAGTCTGGTTCGACCGTCGATCTCGACGAAATCTCCCTCGATCTCGCCCGCGGACAACCGATCGCGGACGAACCGGCCGAGGAAATCGCCGACGACGCCCGTCGCGACGGTCTCGGTCTCGAGTTCGGCGAGATATTTCGAGACGTTGATCCCTTTTCCGCCGGGATCGACGCGAGCGGCGTTCGCCCGAGCGACCCGGTCAGTCTCGGGGAAGTCATCGACGGTCAGCGTGTGATCGACTGCCGGGTTGAGCGTCACCGTCAGAATCACTGCTCGACCTCCTCAATTACCTCTACGTCGGCGGCGTCGAACGGTTCGTGCTGTTCGTCGGTCAGCTTCGTGTCGGTGATAAACACGTCGAGATCCTCGACCTCGGCAAATTTCACGAAACTCTGTTTGCCGAGTTTCGACCCGTCCGAGACGAGGACGACCCGTCCCGCGTTCTCGATCATGAGCGATTTGAGCCGGGCTTCGTCCTCGTTTGGCGTCATCAATCCCTGGGGCGGTTTGATCGCGTTCGTTCCCAGGAACAACACGTCGAAGTTCGTCCGTTCCATGAACCGCTCCGCGCTCGGCCCGGTGAGCGCTCGCGTCTCGTGGCGAAGCGATCCGCCGGTGAGTTTCACGTCGTTGGCCTGCTCGCCGAGCTCGAGGGCGAGAACGGGCGAGTTGGTGACCGCGAGGAACGACCTGTTCTCGGGGGCGTTCTTGGCGACTTGCATCGTCGTCGAGCCGGCGTCGAAGAACACGACCTGATTCTCGGTGATTTCCTCGGCGGCTCGTTCGCCGATCCGCATCTTCCCGTCGAGGTTCTGGACTTCCTTTTGCCCGTAGGTCTGTTCGTTCCCGACGGTCGTTACCGGCACTGCGCCACCGTGTGAGCGCTCGATCAGCTTCCGGTCTTCTAAGTCGCTTAAGTCGCGGCGAATCGTCGCCTTCGAACAGTCCATCTCCGTGGCGAGATCGGCGACTGAACATTCACCCTCTTCGGACACCAACTCGACGATCTCGCGTTTTCTCACTGCGGGGAGCATAGCTGTCTGTCTGCTCCCAACTACTGCGGATGCGTTCATATTTCTATCTGATTGTGTTCGTTTCTGCTCGAGTTCGTTTGGCGGGCGATACGAGAGTTGTGAGTACCGTTTGCACGATAGATCGCTCGAGTGACTGTCATTCGGCAAGCGCCTCGTCGGCCGTTGCCTCCTCGAAGACAACCGCCTCGAGCGCGTCGAGGATTTGCTCGGGATTTTCGCGTTGCCAGACGTTGCGACCGACCGCCAGCCCGCTTGCACCTGCGTTCATCGCCGTCTCGACCAGCGAGAGGAACTCACGATCGTCGGTTTTGGAGCCGCCGCTGAGAACGACGTTGACGTCACCCGCCGCAGCGACCGCGTCAGCCATCGCCTGCCCGCTTCGCGGATACTTCACCTTCGCGATGTCCGCGCCCAGCTCGAGGGCGATTCGAGTCGCGTACGAGATAACCGACGGTTTGCGGTGTTCTTTGAGCGCCTGTCCGCGCGGATACGACCACATGGCAACCGGAACGTCGTGCTCGCGAGCCCGCTCTTGGACGTCCCGGAACTCCTCGAACATCTCCGTTTCGCGGTTGGTTCCCGGATACACCGTGTATCCGACCGCATCGGCACCGAGCTCGAGCGCGTAATCGACCGAACACGTCCGTGGCGAGTACGGTTCACCCATCCAGAGGCTGCTGGTACCGTTGAGCTTCGCCAGCAAATTTACGTCGTCGTCGTAGGACGGATAATAAGTCTCCGCCAGTCCTTTCTGGACTGCAAATCCGGTCACGGCGTCGTGCGTTGCCAGCTCGAAGACCGTCCTCGGGTCGAGTCGCTCGGGAACGTCCTCGAACGCAGTGGGCCCGTGCTCGAGTCCGTGATCGTGTGCGAGAATTATCGACTTGCCATCCCGTACGAGCGGTGTCTCAGTAAGTTGGCGCATTCGGTCAAAAGTGAGTACACAGGGTGGCTAAGTAGTATCGTTTATGATTATTTTCTACTGAATTCAGTGAGAAGAGTGTCTTGCCAATCATCGTCTATCGGTAGTCGGTGATACTCGAGACATACTGGTGTTTCTGGGGCGGGGCTCCGTCTGCACGTCGGTTGCCAAGTCTGACCGAGCCTTCGAATTCAACGCGAACTATCGGCTCCCAGTCGGAACGCAATGAAAAAGGACCAATCGCCGCTGCGGCGTTAGTCGTCGATCGGTGCCGCAGTCGAGAGCTCCTCGTCGATGTCGGCGTCCGCCATCTTCTCGACGAGCGCGTCGATCACTTCCTCGCGTTTGCCCTTGACGAACTTGATCGAGCCGACGACGAGGTGGCCGCCGCCGGAGACGCCGCCGCCCGGCACCTCCTCCTCGAGTTCCGAGACCATCACGGGGATATCGAGTCGGACGCCGTCGCTTCTGAGGACGGCGAAGTCGGGTCCGTAGCCGACCGTGATGACGGGATCGCCCGTCTCCTCGATCTTCCGGTCGTGAATCTCGCCTGTCGTCTTTCCGGGGGCGGGATAGGTAAAGCGATGGGCGTAGTTCTCGACGTCGATCCGGTAGAGGTGTGCGCCGTTCGCGAGGTCCTCGTGCTCGAGGTGGGCCATTGCAGCCTCGAGTTGCTCGTCGACTTCGTCGCG contains the following coding sequences:
- a CDS encoding PTS fructose transporter subunit IIB → MKLVAVTSCPTGIAHSQMAAENIETTAQEQGHDIKVEVQGAMGAENELTADDIDDADAVIIAADTAVNQDRFDGKPLVEGTVKDGVNDAEGLIAQAIQRADGSETSSTEDAESDASVETGEETSTTATSDPELEQLGGDPSKGLFARLRRLFS
- a CDS encoding HPr family phosphocarrier protein; the encoded protein is MSTERTVTIVPEAGLHARPAAKFVEAVNDHESDVQVGRPDTDDLIAAGSMIAVTSLGAEAGEEVRLVADGPDEEATLDALERVLTTPEDEIADVDS
- a CDS encoding PTS fructose transporter subunit IIC, which produces MPPADKAETALRSHVTTVKEDVMTGVSFMIPFVTIGGIFTALAFLVAELPESVFGITMPGAGATTETVFQSTGTLPWYLGEIGGLGLTMMVPILGAYIAYAIADRPGLAPGFILSWAIQQTAIIEAAGSLVGFSADGASAGFLGALVAGLLAGYVARWMKDWSVPSLVEPMMPVLIIPVFTTALLSPLVIVGLGVPIAIIDDTLTTVLGSMTGANALLLGAILGAMMAADMGGPINKVAYVFAAALVSEQIFGPMAAVMIAGMTPPLGLALSNFIAPQKYSAEMYENAKAAVPLGLAFITEGAIPYAAADPLRVIPSCMIGSATAGATALWLGVTMPAPHGGIFVFLLSSNALVFLGCIALGTIVTATVATAIKPDFEKTVADVDTETGSASRVTHTND
- the pfkB gene encoding 1-phosphofructokinase, which codes for MILTVTLNPAVDHTLTVDDFPETDRVARANAARVDPGGKGINVSKYLAELETETVATGVVGDFLGRFVRDRLSAGEIEGDFVEIDGRTRLNTTILTDDAEFKINHDGPRVSADAIDDLLETIERNAPDTVVVGGSLPPGLGPDAIDRIARTGDWETVVDVGGSILAALDASYALCKPNREELAAATGCSVRSLEDCYDAVETLRRMGYDRVIASLGADGAIMSTPEECIHAAALETEVVDTVGAGDSLLAGVLAALDDGATDREALRTGVAVASRVVSVPGTDIPPLDELVGTTDRVAISVSADCSR
- the ptsP gene encoding phosphoenolpyruvate--protein phosphotransferase: MAERTLTGTGATPRSDVGTVVWYSTSTDLPDPNSVSVDQEDERERFEDARETARDELEAERERTAERVGEQEAEVFDAHVQFLEDPQIEDGVERAIDDELPAENAVQRAFADPIEQFEGMDGRMAERADDLRDVRDRLVRLLTDDDRVDLESLPEGSVVLADRLTPSDTAQLDPDRVAGFATVTGGRTSHAAIFARSLALPAVVGVGDELHDVETDATVVVDGDAGELVVDPSDERRESAQTAHQVEIHEEAVTTADGTGIEIAANVGQPAELEDAKAQGADGIGLYRTEFLFLDREQAPDETEQYEAYREALETFPDGRVVVRTLDIGGDKPIPYLDLPEEENPFLGERGIRRSLGPDADLFETQLRALFRAAADGDGCLSIMFPVVATPKELVAALETVERIANTLEEEGIDYAIPELGVMIETPGAVFAAPELAEQVEFLSIGTNDLTQYVMAAARENERVADLRDPRRPAVLRAISRTIKAAHENDAWVGMCGEMAGNPELTELLVGLGLDELSMSAVTVPDVKATVQSIDTETAAENVTRALEASTRDHVIDRIQRNNSNQ
- a CDS encoding PTS sugar transporter subunit IIA; the protein is MTETLTEDRIETLAPTDHITLESPPADKQACIEHLLDLLVEAGRVDDRETALEALLAREAETTTGVGMGIGIPHAQTEAVSEPSVAFTRSEAGVDFGSMDGEPARLIFMILVPESGADDHLSILSTLSRALMHDETRDALYDAETPEDVQAVLTEAVA
- a CDS encoding class I fructose-bisphosphate aldolase, with protein sequence MRQLTETPLVRDGKSIILAHDHGLEHGPTAFEDVPERLDPRTVFELATHDAVTGFAVQKGLAETYYPSYDDDVNLLAKLNGTSSLWMGEPYSPRTCSVDYALELGADAVGYTVYPGTNRETEMFEEFRDVQERAREHDVPVAMWSYPRGQALKEHRKPSVISYATRIALELGADIAKVKYPRSGQAMADAVAAAGDVNVVLSGGSKTDDREFLSLVETAMNAGASGLAVGRNVWQRENPEQILDALEAVVFEEATADEALAE
- the glpR gene encoding HTH-type transcriptional regulator GlpR, whose amino-acid sequence is MLPAVRKREIVELVSEEGECSVADLATEMDCSKATIRRDLSDLEDRKLIERSHGGAVPVTTVGNEQTYGQKEVQNLDGKMRIGERAAEEITENQVVFFDAGSTTMQVAKNAPENRSFLAVTNSPVLALELGEQANDVKLTGGSLRHETRALTGPSAERFMERTNFDVLFLGTNAIKPPQGLMTPNEDEARLKSLMIENAGRVVLVSDGSKLGKQSFVKFAEVEDLDVFITDTKLTDEQHEPFDAADVEVIEEVEQ